In one window of Zhongshania aliphaticivorans DNA:
- a CDS encoding putative urea ABC transporter substrate-binding protein, which produces MKRFAALLLTLTFSSFSSAATDSFKICWSIYVGWMPWGYAAEQKIVDKWAKKYNVDIEVVQINDYIESINQYTTGEFAACAMTNMDALTIPAAGGVDSTALIVGDFSNGNDGVVLKGDNKLENIKGQKVNLVELSVSHYLLARGLESVGMSEADVTVVNTSDADMVAVFPTAGVTSVATWNPLLSEILTMPGANMVFDSSKIPGEIIDLLVINTEVLKANPNLAKALTGAWYEIMATMSDSGKNGIAARTEMGMASGTDLAGYEAQLASTEMFYSAKKAVEFTESAALKTTMKNVAEFSFQHGLLGDGAPDAGFIGIETPAGVFGNKANIKFRFDPSYMQMAADGKL; this is translated from the coding sequence ATGAAGCGATTCGCCGCTTTACTTCTTACCTTGACGTTCTCGTCATTTTCTTCTGCCGCAACTGACAGTTTTAAAATCTGCTGGTCCATTTACGTGGGTTGGATGCCTTGGGGTTATGCCGCCGAGCAAAAAATTGTTGATAAGTGGGCCAAAAAATACAACGTCGATATCGAAGTTGTACAAATCAACGATTACATCGAATCTATAAACCAATACACCACCGGCGAATTTGCTGCTTGTGCCATGACAAATATGGATGCGCTGACAATTCCTGCTGCGGGCGGGGTGGACAGCACAGCACTTATTGTTGGCGACTTTTCCAACGGTAACGATGGGGTGGTGCTGAAAGGTGACAACAAGCTAGAAAATATTAAGGGTCAGAAGGTCAACTTGGTTGAGCTAAGTGTCTCTCATTATTTGTTGGCGCGGGGTTTGGAAAGCGTGGGTATGAGTGAGGCCGACGTGACTGTCGTCAATACTTCTGATGCCGACATGGTTGCGGTGTTTCCCACGGCTGGCGTGACGTCTGTAGCGACGTGGAATCCTTTATTAAGTGAAATCCTCACTATGCCGGGTGCCAATATGGTATTCGACTCTTCAAAAATCCCCGGTGAAATTATTGATTTACTCGTGATCAATACCGAAGTGCTGAAAGCCAACCCTAATTTAGCGAAGGCCTTAACCGGAGCGTGGTATGAAATCATGGCCACGATGAGTGATAGCGGTAAGAACGGTATTGCTGCACGCACTGAGATGGGCATGGCGTCGGGTACTGACTTGGCCGGCTACGAGGCTCAGCTAGCGAGTACTGAAATGTTTTACAGTGCCAAGAAAGCGGTCGAGTTTACCGAGAGTGCAGCCTTGAAAACAACAATGAAAAACGTTGCTGAGTTTTCATTCCAGCATGGCTTGTTGGGTGACGGTGCGCCAGATGCTGGATTTATCGGCATAGAAACCCCCGCTGGTGTGTTTGGTAATAAGGCGAATATTAAATTCCGTTTTGACCCCAGCTATATGCAAATGGCTGCCGACGGCAAATTGTAA